The region ACGCAAGGTGTCGTCGCTCGAGTGGTCGTCGACCACTCGAACGAAAATTCGCGACCTGGGATAGGTCTGGCGCGATAGCGCATCGATACAGGCTGCGATATTGAGCGACTCGTCTCGCGCCGGCACGACGACGAGGACGCTCGAGGCCGGCGGCGGGGACAGCGAGACATTTTGGCGCGCGTCTGGAAGCAGGCGGCTTTGCGCTATCGCTCGGTAGATCAAAATGGCGACGGCGGCCGCCCATATGGAAGTAATGACAAGCTCCATTCCGTTTCCTTCCCATAACGGAAACGAACGAATGCGACCAGAAATGGTTCCGCCTGTTGGACTCGCAGCAGAGCTTTCAATCCGGGAACCGTTCCTTTTCAATGGGTCCGGATCGTAGAATTTAGAACTCAGCCGCTGAGAAGGACGTTCAGGAAAAAGCGCGAAAGGGCCCATCTAATTCGGACGAGGTGAAGACAGTCGCGCAAAGGCAAGGCCGTCGCGATACTCGGCGGCCCCTCTTTCCGAATGCCGGAATGTCGGTCCGTTTCCCGCCATCGGTCGAGACCGTTGGTGTGGGCCGCGCAAAACTCCCCTTCGGCGGTCTCTTTCCATCGGCGCTGCATGGCACGGAGGATGTCGCGGCCATCACGCCGATTGTGACGACCGGCGTCGCGCCTGCAACCAGCAGTCTAGACTCTTACGTAAACAGCGCAGGCATCGTTGCGGTAAGAAATCAGATAAGCTCTGCTATAGAGGACGGGATCAAGCCTGGTGCTCTCGCTGTGAGTTCTGAAAACGGGCGGTTCGTTTCAGCCAAAAATGATTGCGCCTTTTGTCCCCGGTAAACTAGAGGCGAACAAACCCGGCTTGGGCTGGTTTCAGCCATAAGGCAGAAACTCCGGAACCGTGAGGCGAGTTTTGTCGGGCCGTATTCTTCGAGAGCGCGCATATGCCGCACTTCTCTCATCCATTGTACTGGTGGCGATTGGCGGCCTTGGGATTTGGGCAAGACAGCCCTGGCTGTTCCCAAGCCTCGGACCGACAATCTTTCTCCAAACAGTCACGCCCAACGATCCGGGCGCAAGGCTTTGGAACACGCTGGCGGGCCACGCTGCGGGCGTTTGCGCAGGGTTTCTGGCGCTTTTCCTTGTATCGGAGTCCCTCGCAACGCCCACCGACGCGATGTCGCCGGCGCGGGTTGGCGCAACGGCCTTTGCGGTGGGTCTGACAATAATGGCTCAATATGTTCTAAAGGCTCTACATCCGCCTGCAGCCGCGACAACAATGTTGGTGACGCTCGGGGGGCTGAAACCTGACTGGGGCTCTGTCTTAGCGATCGCCATGGGCGTCGCTCTGGTCTCGGCTTTCGGGGAAGCCGCCCGCCTTCTGCATCCCGAACGAAATAACTAAGATTCGGCAGTGCCGTTGCCATAGCCGTGAGTTTTAAAATACCATATCGAACTCTGTTATCGGTCACCCCATAGCCGACGTTCGTCGTGATCATAACCCTGTTGATGGATGGTGACGGAGGGTCGTTTGGACGAACTCTAAATCAAGTCCGCGATGCGTGTCTCCAGTGAAGGAGTAACTTGTGGTAGTGTCACGCTCCGAAATGAATCCGGCCCACAAGCAAGCCGCGTCGGAGGATTCAGCTCCAGCTGAGCGCCTTTTCGATCAGCCGCTGCATCGCTTCCCTGCGTATAATCTGCCAATCCGCTCAGCCGATCTTGTAGGGCTTCTCCGCGGCCGCCTGCAGGCTGGCCTCTCGCGACCGGAGCCGGCCGCAGGCGGCAAACGCAAACGGCATATTGGCTGCCTTCCCAAGCGTCCACCCAGCCCGCGTCACGCCGCTTTTCGAAACCTTTCCACAGAGCGTTGTTTCGCGGATAATTAGGCGACGGCGACGAACATCAACGCGCCGCCGCGCCTTACCTCCAGCAGCAGGGGCTCCCGTTTTGATCGCGCGCGCAAGATGTGATCGAACTGGCGCACCGAGTCGACAGGCGCGCGATCGACGCGCGTGATGATGTCTCCTTTCTCGAGCCCCGCAAGCGCCGCCGTGCTTGCCGGCTGGACCTGCTCGACATAGACGCCACGGAGCCTGTCGTACTCCGGATCGGACGCTGGAATCGGGCCCACCGTCAGACCCGAAAGGAAAGCCCTCTTCCTCTCTACGGGCGGCGGCGTTTCCGCCGCTTCGCTTCGCTCGGCCTTAAGTGTTGCCATAACGGTCTCTTCGTCGCCATTGCGCAGCAATGTAAGGCGAATCGTGACATCAGGCCTTTTCTCGCCAATTCGAATGCGCAAATCATTGGCGCTGGTCACGGCGATGCCATCCATCTTAATGATGACGTCTCCGGGTTCGATGCGGGCTTTCTCGGCGGGGGAACCGGAAAAGACATCGGCGACTAACGCGCCCGAAGCGACGTCAAGTTTCATTGCTTTCGCGAGAACCGGGGTGAGCCTCTGCAGGCGCACGCCAAGTTCTCCGCGCGATATCTTGCCGAACTGGATGAGCTCCTGCGAAATGGCTTTCACCATGTCGATAGGGATCGCAAAGCCCACGCCGACGTTGCCCCCGCTCTGACTGAGGATTGCGGTATTCATGCCGATGAGCTGGCCGGCGGCGTTGACCAGAGCGCCGCCCGAATTGCCCGGATTGATGGAGGCGTCGGTCTGGATGAAATCCTCATAGCCTTCGATGGCTAGGCCGCTTCTGCCCAGTGCGCTGACGATGCCAAAAGTCGCGGTTTGGCCGAGGCCGAACGGATTGCCGATGGCGACGACATAGTCGCCCACCTTCAGGTCGCTTGACGTGCCGAGGGGCATCGCCGCTAGATTATCCGCCTCGATCTGCAAAACGGCGATGTCTGTCGCGGGGTCGGTTCCAACCACTTTCGCGTCGAACTGGCGGCGATCCAGAAGCGTGATTTGTATCTGCTGCGCGTTCTTCACCACGTGATTGTTGGTGACCACATAACCGCGTGCGGCGTCGATGACGACGCCTGACCCGACCGCCTGAAACCGTTCGGTTAGCGGGCCTTGTGGAATACCGAAAAAGCGTCGGAACAAAGGATCCTGAAAGAGGGGATTCCGCTCGACCTGCATGGTTCCTTCCACGGCGATGTTGACGACCGTCGACGACGCCTTCGTGAGCATCGGCGCGAGCGTCGGCAGGCCTAACGGCGGCGTTGCAACGGCGAAATCGGCGCCGCGGGGCTGATCTTTCGCAAGGCAAACGCCGTAGCCCGCAAACCCGAACAGAGCTAGGCAAACCGTAACGATACGAGACCGTGTCATCGTCATCCTCCATGGCGAAAACGAGTGAAACGCTTATGACCGTCGAAAGCAGATTCATCAGAACGAGGGCGCCAGCAAAGCAAGAGTCCAGTTTGTGGTTGTCGCCGATCCCGGGGGCGTTGATGACGCCCGCGAGGGCTTTCGAGCCTTTCTCCCAAATGCACTGCAAGGCTTCGTCAATGCGCCTACCGCCGACAGGTTCCGCGTCGGTTGTCGCAAAGGCGCGTCCCGACGCCGATATCAACGCGGGGGCGCGCTTGATGTTCAGGCGAACTGTCGACGCTAAAACTTCTACCCAGACCGAACGATCCGTCACCGTCACTGCCCGCCAGCTGGTATTACAGCGCGTAGGGAAGCAACATACGCGGAGGGAAACAGAACTACGTTCACCAGATTAAACGCACGCGATAATGTTTGGCCGTCCCGATGGCTTGCCACCAATAAGGGCCGTTTTTCTTTGAGAGGGCGTTTTGAGGGAGGTTCGCCGTCGAACGGAGGCCGGGGCATGGGTGGAAGATGGGCTTTCAATATCTGCTTCTTGCCGTTATCGCGATCCTGGTCCTGCAACAATATTGGAGCGCGGCGCAGAAGGTGGACGTTATCCCCTACAGCGAGTTTGAAATGCTGCTTCAGGAGAACAAAATCGCCACGGTCGAGGTGTCGGAGCAATATCTTCGAGGGAAGCTGAAGGCGCCCCTGCCTGACGGGCGCAAGCAGGTAGTCGCCGCTAGGGTCGACCCGGCCATTGCGAAAGAACTCGAGACGAACAAGGTGAAATTCTCGGGCGTTGTCGAGAATACCTGGGTCTCGACTCTGCTCTCCTGGATCATCCCCACCGCCTTGTTTTTCTTTCTGTGGAGTCTGCTGGCGCGCCGCATGAATCAAGGGCTCGGCTCAATGATGTCAATTGGACAGAGCAAGGCCAAGGTTTATGTCGAAAAGAATACGAAAGTGGGCTTCGCCGACGTCGCTGCGTCGATGAAGCCAAGGAGGAGCTTCAGGAGGTCGTCGCCTTCCTGAAGGATCCGGCGACCTACGGACGTCTGGGCGCGCATATTCCGAAGGGGATACTGCTGGTGGGACCGCCCGGCACGGGCAAGACCTTGCTCGCCCGGGCCGTCGCGGGCGAAGCCCGGGCGCCGTTCTTTTCGATCAACGGCTCCGAATTCGTCGAAATGTTCGTCGGCGTCGGCGCGGCGCGTGTAAGGGATCTCTTCGTTCAGGCGCGCGCCAACGCGCCCTGCATCATCTTTATCGACGAACTCGACGCCTTGGGGCGCGCGCGCGGCGTTTCCGGATTCCCCGGCGGCCATGATGAGAAAGAGCAGACGCTCAACCAGCTGCTCAGCGAGCTCGATGGCTTCGATCCAACGGTCGGCGTCGTCTTGTTGGCCGCGACAAACCGCCCCGAAGTGCTCGACCCGGCGCTGTTGCGCGCGGGCCGTTTCGACAGACAGATTAGCGTCGACCGGCCCGATAAAAACGGTCGCATCGCCATTCTGAATGTGCATCTTAAGAAAATTCGGCTTGCGGCGGATGTCGATCCAGCGCAAATTGCCGCCCTCACGCCTGGCTTCACGGGCGCGGATCTCGCGAATCTCGTCAATGAGGCGGCGATGCTTGCGACGCGCAGGGAGGCTAAATCCGTCTTTTTGGAAGATTTCGTCGCAGCGATCGAGCGCATCGTCGCCGGGCCCGAAAAGCGCCAGCGCCTGCTCAATCCGCAGGAGCGACGCATTGTCGCCTATCATGAAATGGGACACGCCATTGTTGCGATGGCGCTCCCGGGAATGGACCCCATCAAGAAGGTTTCAATCATTTCGCGCGGGGTCGGCGCGCTCGGCTATACGATGCAGATGCCGACGGAAGACCGATATTTGATGACTCGCTCGGAGTTGATGAACCGCATGGCGGTTTTACTCGGCGGTCGCGCCGCGGAAATGCTCGTTTTCCATGAAGCGACCACTGGCGCGGCTGATGATCTTCAGAGAGCGACCGAAATGGCGCGGGCAATGGCTGCGCGCTATGGGATGGAGCCGGATCTCGGCCAGGCGACCTATCTCTCGCAGCAGCCCTTGTATCTCAATCCTAGAGGCCTGAAACCACAGCAGGCGGAGGGCAGCGAGGAAACCAGCGCGAGGATCGATCGGGCAATTCGCGACCTCATTGCGCAAGCCTTTGCGCGCGCCGACGCGATCCTGAGAGAATGCGCCGAGATTCACAAGGACTCCGCGCAACGGCTGTTGGTGAAGGAAACTTTCGTCGAGGAGGATCTGACGCCCATTTGCTCAGCCGTTCGCGCCTGCGCCGCATCGAAGGCAGCGATGGAGACCGACGCTTAGACGCCCTTGATGGGTTCGGCGGCACTAGCCTTTCGGTGGTGTTTATGTGCAAGGCCTGCATTGTGCCCGGCGTCGCGAGAGCCGCTCGCGTTCGCGACGACGGCTCGCGAAGTCCGGCAGCGCTTGCGCACCTCGACTAGGCGACAAGGCTCTGAGCCTCCCGATCCGGTAGCCCTTGCCTTAAGAATAGGTATGCGCGGAGCTCAACCGGAGGACTCCACCGGGGCTTGGTTGGCATGCGCCCTTGGGCGCCGCGCATTCCAGTTTTCGCATAAACGAACTCAGCGCCGGTGGGGCAAGGCGGTGGTGCATCACCCTCTGGAGGGGCCCGTTTGGTGAAACCATTCGACTGCGTCTCTCACGGCCAGCCGTGCGGGCCGCGTTTCGTAGCCAAGTTCGCGCCGGGCCTTGTGGTCGTCAAAGAACATGCGCGTGCGGGACATTCTCAGGCCGTCGCAATGAAGGAAGGGCTCGTAGCCGATCAGTCGGGCGCCCCATTCATTGACATAGGCCAAGGGCATGAGCGGTCCCGGGGGCAATTTGAAACGCGGCGGCGCTCGACCGGTTACGCGGGAAATTTCGACCAAAAGGTCCAGTAAAGTCATATTCTCGCCACCAAGAATATAACGCTCGCCGATTATCCCCCGCTCCATGGCCGCCAAATGGCCCGCAGCGACGTCATCGACATGCACAACGTTAAGGCCGGTATCGACGAACGCTGGCATCCCGCCGCGCACCGCTTCCGCGACCAGTCGGCCTGTCGGCGTCGGTTTGACGTCGCCCGGCCCAAGAGGCGCCGCTGGGCAGACGATCACGGCAGGCAACCCATCCTTCTCGACCATCCGCTCGACCAAATGCTCAGCGACGATCTTGCTCTGCTTATAGGCGCCAATCGCCTTTTCAGGAGAAAGCCGGCACATCTCTGTGCAAAGATGGCCATTGGCGGCGGCGAGGGTGGCGACGCTGCTGGTGTGCACAACACGTTCGACGCCCGCGCGCAACGCCTCGCGCATGATAATCTCAGAGCCCCGCACATTGGCGTGAAACATCGTCTCCCGATCCGGCGCCCAAAGCCGGTAATCCGCCGCGATGTGGAAAACCCGGCGCACGCCCTTCATGGCGGCGCGGACGCTTTCCGCATCGGTAATGTCGCCCTCGGCGGTCTCGCACTGCGGCGGGATATTGTCTTTGGAGCTGGTTGGGCGCGCGAGCGCCCGCACTCTCTCGCCTTTCGAAATCAGCAGCCGTGCGACAGCTCCGCCGATGAACCCGCTTGCGCCCGTCACCAATACAATTTCATCACTCATTTTATCCAGCGCGAAAACTTCGCCTTGGCGCTATAGCCCCGCCACAGGCTCATGTGAAGAGTTTACAGAGGCGCGCAGCATTTTGCGAGCGTCGCCGTTCAGCTTCAACCTCCAGGAAAATGCAGACAGGAACACTTCTTCCAAGGCGTTGATTGATCAGGTGAGGGGGCGGGCATGTGCGAAAATAATTCAGGTCCTGCATCAGGCGCTGCTTTACGCCTCATCTCCAACCGCCCGAAAGAACGAGTGCTCTTGACCGAGAAGCTTATCGGGCGCTGACCCTGGCGCTAAATGTGACGCGGCGGGATCCGGAGGTGCGGGTGTCATATTTGCAGCGCTGAATCGATACTTCGGGCAGCGATCCCGCTAGGGCATTACTGGGCTTCTGCAACGCTCGCGCCTTGCGATGCGCGCGGAACCGGCTCCCGGCGAACGGGTTTCACCGCAAAGCGGCGAACTGCGAACAAGCCAGGGGATCAGGCTGCTGCAATGTTAACAACCACGGAATTTACAAAGCGCGCGTCTATTTTCGTCTGCTTGGCGCTTGCGCCCGTTCTGGTTTGGTATCTCTTCGACGTGGTTCTGATTGCGGTCGGAGCCTTGCTGGTCGCCACATTGTTGAGCCTGGGCGCGTCGCCCTTCCGGAAAATAAAGGTCCCGTACAGCGTCGCGCTCATGCTCTCGGGACTATTGATCGCCAGCGTCATTGGCGGCGCCGGGTATCTTTTCGGCTCCGGCGTGATTTCCGATCTTGGCGTTGTTCTCGCCAGGATCGAGGAAGCGAGGCAAAGCGCTACGGCGGCAATGCAAGAATCCGATTTCGGCAAGTCCGTCATGCGTCATCTTGCAAACGCAAATGTTCCGATTGGTCAACTCCTCGGCGGCATTTTTCGCGTCAGCGCCACGTTTTTCCTGGCTATACTGGTGACCATTTTCACGGGCGTTTATATCGCCGCGCAGCCTGTGCTCTATCGCACGGGAATATTCAAGCTCTGCCCCGATGCATGGCGTAACGAAATGAACGACGTCATCGATCACCTCGAGGACGGGTTGCGCCTCTGGCTTCTTGGCCAGCTCATTGAAATGGTCATCATCGGCGCTCTTTCTGGCGCCGCCGTTCTACTCATCGGGCTCCCCTCCCCGCTTGCGCTCGGCCTGATCGCCGGCATTCTGGAATTCATTCCCTATCTCGGCCCTATCCTCTCCGCCTTGCCGGCCATACTTGTCGCTGTCACAGTAAACCTCTCCGCGGTGCTGTGGACAATCATCGCCTATCTCCTCATCCACCAGGCTGAAGGCCATCTAATCATGCCGTTGATCCAGAGACAGTTGACCTACATCCCACCCGCGGTGATGCTGCTCAGCATTGTAACGATAACTGCGCTATTCGGAGGACTCGGAGCAATTTTTGCTGCGCCGATCACCGTGATCGCCTTCGTGCTGGTCAATAAGCTTTACGTTCGCGATACTCTCGGAGAGCAGACGTCGCTTCCCGGCGAAAAGTGACCGCCTATCGGGAGCCGCGCGATTTTTTGTGACGATGAGGCTTTTAGCGGGGGACCTTGGGATGAGTCGGGGTCACGGCGGCGCGTGACGACACCCGTGGCACAACTATCTGCTGTGGTTGTTCCTGGATCTGCGGCAGCGGCGAATAGGCAGATTGACCTCTCGCCGCGATCAACGCCATCGCTTGCATGATCGGAATGGCGCCGCTCTCGAGATGGCTTCGCTGCTCCTCATCAAGTCTGCGCCGCTCGTTTCCATGCGACGCGAAGACGTTGGGGGACGGAAAAGCCTTCGGTGTCGGTGCGCTTCGCGCGGGGACATTCCAGTTGTAAAACGCAACCATCGCGGCCAGCGCGACCGCCAGCGCCACGAGTATGCCGATCCCAAAGAAAAACACCCGAAGCGCGTCGACGCCAAGTGGCGCGACCTTTTCCTTTTCCGGCGCGTTCTGGCTCATGGCGGCAACCTCACAAGCGCAGCGTCCGCGCCGGCCCGAAGGTGAATGCGCCAACCAGACAGAACATGCCCGCGGCGGCGAGGATCGCCGAGCCGAGCCGCGCGCGCCGAATGGCGGCGCGATCAGATAGGCGTAATAGAAGGCGACGCCGACGAGCGCCGTCGCGCCGATGAAGCGCAACGCCCTGCGGCTCGAGCGGATCCGCTCGAAAAGTAGCGCGCGCCAATCGGCAGAAGGGCGCCGAAGAGGAAGGCGAGTCCGCCGACGAGCGGCCATGGCCATCTCTCGCGGAACGAAAACCAGGAGACCCTGCCAGGCAGGTTGCCTTACCAGATCACGAGATAGGCGATGAAATTCAGGTAAACGAGGCCTAAGCGACGTCAGCAACAATCGGCGAGATCGGCTTCGACGAGGACATGTGGCTCGCCGTCAGCTTCTGCACATCCGGCGATTGACCCGACGAAGGGCGCCGCGTGCGGACCATGTCGATTGCGTCAGATATTTGATTGGCTAGGAAATACGTGAGCGTCCCTCGACGAGAACTACGTCGCCTTGGTCGCAGAAGTCGTGCAAGCGCTCGATCGATTCAGGCGCGGTGAGCGGATGCGCTTCGACCTCGGTCGTCAAATAACGCGCGATGGACAGGCCGATGGCGTGAAGCAGAGCGTTCAGTTTCATCGCCGATGCATTGCCCCTCCTAGAAGTAATCCGATGCGGGCGACCTGACGCGCCGCGTCGCAGCCGCTTTCAAATCGCACCAATGGACGTTGCGCCACCGATTGTCGCGTTAAATAGTGGCGGCGCTGGCGCCTTCAATCTGGGCCCTCGCGCGGGAGCCCTTGTGATTACCCCCCGCGACGCTAGCGCGACGTGGTAGGTCAATGGCGGTAGCTTCCGGCGTCTTTGCCGCTCGCACGGGACGGCGAGGCGGCGTGGAGTGCTGGCAATGCTTCTTTCAGGCAATGGCCGCACAATCGGAACTGCGGACGGTATAGACCGATGCTCCCGCGGACGGCGCCGGCGCCAGAGCGGATACCAATACGTGAAATAAAGAAGGCCCACGACCGAGACAT is a window of Methylocystis sp. IM3 DNA encoding:
- a CDS encoding HPP family protein — translated: MRRVLSGRILRERAYAALLSSIVLVAIGGLGIWARQPWLFPSLGPTIFLQTVTPNDPGARLWNTLAGHAAGVCAGFLALFLVSESLATPTDAMSPARVGATAFAVGLTIMAQYVLKALHPPAAATTMLVTLGGLKPDWGSVLAIAMGVALVSAFGEAARLLHPERNN
- a CDS encoding DegQ family serine endoprotease, which translates into the protein MTRSRIVTVCLALFGFAGYGVCLAKDQPRGADFAVATPPLGLPTLAPMLTKASSTVVNIAVEGTMQVERNPLFQDPLFRRFFGIPQGPLTERFQAVGSGVVIDAARGYVVTNNHVVKNAQQIQITLLDRRQFDAKVVGTDPATDIAVLQIEADNLAAMPLGTSSDLKVGDYVVAIGNPFGLGQTATFGIVSALGRSGLAIEGYEDFIQTDASINPGNSGGALVNAAGQLIGMNTAILSQSGGNVGVGFAIPIDMVKAISQELIQFGKISRGELGVRLQRLTPVLAKAMKLDVASGALVADVFSGSPAEKARIEPGDVIIKMDGIAVTSANDLRIRIGEKRPDVTIRLTLLRNGDEETVMATLKAERSEAAETPPPVERKRAFLSGLTVGPIPASDPEYDRLRGVYVEQVQPASTAALAGLEKGDIITRVDRAPVDSVRQFDHILRARSKREPLLLEVRRGGALMFVAVA
- the hpnA gene encoding hopanoid-associated sugar epimerase, with the translated sequence MSDEIVLVTGASGFIGGAVARLLISKGERVRALARPTSSKDNIPPQCETAEGDITDAESVRAAMKGVRRVFHIAADYRLWAPDRETMFHANVRGSEIIMREALRAGVERVVHTSSVATLAAANGHLCTEMCRLSPEKAIGAYKQSKIVAEHLVERMVEKDGLPAVIVCPAAPLGPGDVKPTPTGRLVAEAVRGGMPAFVDTGLNVVHVDDVAAGHLAAMERGIIGERYILGGENMTLLDLLVEISRVTGRAPPRFKLPPGPLMPLAYVNEWGARLIGYEPFLHCDGLRMSRTRMFFDDHKARRELGYETRPARLAVRDAVEWFHQTGPSRG
- a CDS encoding AI-2E family transporter, yielding MLTTTEFTKRASIFVCLALAPVLVWYLFDVVLIAVGALLVATLLSLGASPFRKIKVPYSVALMLSGLLIASVIGGAGYLFGSGVISDLGVVLARIEEARQSATAAMQESDFGKSVMRHLANANVPIGQLLGGIFRVSATFFLAILVTIFTGVYIAAQPVLYRTGIFKLCPDAWRNEMNDVIDHLEDGLRLWLLGQLIEMVIIGALSGAAVLLIGLPSPLALGLIAGILEFIPYLGPILSALPAILVAVTVNLSAVLWTIIAYLLIHQAEGHLIMPLIQRQLTYIPPAVMLLSIVTITALFGGLGAIFAAPITVIAFVLVNKLYVRDTLGEQTSLPGEK